The following proteins are co-located in the Mesorhizobium sp. M1E.F.Ca.ET.045.02.1.1 genome:
- a CDS encoding transporter substrate-binding domain-containing protein, with amino-acid sequence MTKSKLLLAAMVACLLAPVAALADALPDLGGKKVVVVTENAYPPLQFIDKKTGKQIGWEYDAMDEIAKRLNFKVEYQNTSWDAMIQAVSDNQYNIGMTGITIKEDRKEKVDFSDPYMRSEQFMLVRGDENRFTDAKSFGAFKDGLIGAQPGTTPFYTAVYSVLDGNEQNPRIKLFETFGATVQALKSGDVDVVLTDGTAGKGYVDASEGKLKLIGGPLGTEDFGFIFPKGSDLVKPVNAAIAALKADGTLDALNKKWFLDYKMGQ; translated from the coding sequence ATGACCAAGTCGAAACTGTTGCTGGCCGCCATGGTGGCCTGCCTTCTCGCGCCCGTCGCGGCGCTCGCCGATGCGCTGCCCGATCTCGGCGGCAAGAAGGTTGTGGTGGTGACCGAAAACGCCTATCCGCCGCTGCAGTTCATCGACAAGAAGACTGGCAAGCAGATCGGCTGGGAGTATGACGCGATGGACGAGATCGCCAAGCGGCTGAACTTCAAGGTCGAGTACCAGAACACCTCCTGGGACGCGATGATCCAGGCGGTTTCCGACAACCAGTACAACATCGGCATGACCGGCATCACCATCAAGGAAGACCGCAAGGAGAAGGTCGACTTCTCCGACCCCTATATGCGTTCGGAGCAGTTCATGCTGGTGCGCGGCGACGAGAACCGCTTCACCGACGCCAAGAGCTTCGGCGCCTTCAAGGACGGGCTGATCGGCGCCCAGCCCGGCACCACGCCCTTCTACACCGCCGTCTACAGCGTGCTCGACGGCAACGAGCAGAACCCGCGGATAAAACTGTTCGAGACTTTCGGCGCCACCGTGCAGGCGCTGAAGTCGGGCGACGTCGATGTCGTGCTCACCGACGGCACCGCCGGCAAGGGCTATGTCGATGCTTCGGAGGGCAAGCTCAAGCTGATCGGCGGGCCGCTCGGCACCGAGGATTTCGGCTTCATCTTCCCGAAGGGCTCCGACCTGGTGAAGCCGGTCAACGCCGCGATCGCCGCGCTTAAAGCCGACGGCACGCTCGATGCGCTGAACAAGAAGTGGTTCCTTGATTACAAGATGGGGCAGTAG
- the trmD gene encoding tRNA (guanosine(37)-N1)-methyltransferase TrmD — translation MSFAASVLTLYPEMFPGALGLSLAGRALEAGTWSLEAIQIRDFAADRHRTVDDTPAGGGAGMVMRADVLAKAIDHVSPQGDERPRLLMSPRGRPLTQARVRKLAAGPGAVILCGRFEGVDQRLIEARDLEEVSIGDFILSGGEPAALVLLDAVVRLLPGVMGNAVSGEEESFENGLLEHPHYTRPQEFEGRPIPDVLISGNHRKIAEWRRAEAIRLTRERRPDLLAGTQPLVK, via the coding sequence TTGAGCTTTGCCGCCTCGGTGCTGACGCTCTATCCCGAAATGTTTCCGGGCGCGCTCGGCCTGTCGCTCGCGGGCCGCGCGCTTGAAGCCGGCACCTGGTCGCTGGAGGCGATCCAGATCCGCGATTTCGCCGCCGACAGGCATCGCACCGTCGACGACACGCCGGCCGGCGGCGGCGCCGGCATGGTGATGCGCGCGGACGTGCTGGCCAAGGCCATCGATCACGTTTCGCCGCAGGGCGACGAACGTCCAAGGCTGCTGATGAGCCCGCGCGGCAGGCCACTCACCCAGGCGCGCGTGCGCAAGCTCGCCGCGGGGCCTGGCGCGGTGATCCTGTGCGGCCGCTTCGAGGGCGTCGATCAGCGGCTGATCGAGGCGCGCGATTTGGAGGAAGTTTCGATCGGCGATTTCATCCTGTCGGGCGGCGAGCCGGCGGCGCTGGTGCTGCTCGACGCCGTCGTGCGGCTGCTGCCCGGCGTCATGGGCAACGCCGTCTCCGGCGAGGAAGAAAGTTTCGAGAACGGCCTGCTCGAGCATCCGCACTACACGCGGCCGCAGGAATTCGAGGGCAGGCCGATCCCCGACGTGCTGATCTCCGGCAACCACAGGAAGATCGCCGAATGGCGGCGCGCCGAGGCGATTAGGTTGACCAGGGAGCGGCGGCCGGATCTGCTGGCGGGCACTCAGCCCTTGGTGAAGTAG
- a CDS encoding TraB/GumN family protein, whose amino-acid sequence MKRVIAIADRAALVSLKLLAALNVLFFLSFLIVLLLAGRAHAEAPACGGSDLLASLAKSDPAAFKKVEAEAAAVPNGKGLLWKLKKSGEKPSYLFGTMHMTDARVTTLPAAAQKAYDGADTVIIETTEVLDKSKMMAAIAAEPGLMMFTDDTTLSSLLSPEDAAVLNKGLDARGIPPATVAKMKPWILSAMVALPACEVARQTAGAPVLDVKLATDAKANGKAVEGLETVAGQLRAMASLPLAFHMKGLVDTLRLGDKANDLNETMIVLYQRGEVGMFWPLFRTVLPDAENDQAGYAAFEQTMITSRNKVMVEHAEPILAKGNVFMAVGAMHLPGPEGLVEDFRKAGYSVTAVN is encoded by the coding sequence ATGAAACGCGTCATCGCCATCGCCGACCGCGCGGCTCTTGTCTCGTTGAAGCTGCTCGCAGCGCTCAACGTGCTGTTTTTCCTGTCGTTTCTCATCGTCCTGCTGCTGGCCGGCAGGGCGCATGCCGAGGCTCCCGCCTGCGGCGGCTCCGATCTGCTGGCAAGTCTGGCAAAGAGCGATCCCGCTGCCTTCAAGAAGGTCGAAGCCGAGGCGGCCGCCGTTCCCAACGGCAAGGGTCTGCTGTGGAAGCTGAAGAAATCAGGCGAAAAACCGTCCTATCTCTTCGGCACCATGCACATGACCGACGCGCGCGTCACCACGCTGCCGGCCGCGGCGCAGAAAGCCTATGACGGCGCCGACACCGTCATCATCGAAACCACCGAAGTGCTCGACAAGAGCAAGATGATGGCGGCAATCGCCGCAGAGCCCGGCCTGATGATGTTCACCGACGACACCACGCTGTCCTCGCTGCTGTCGCCCGAGGACGCGGCGGTGCTGAACAAGGGGCTCGATGCGCGCGGCATTCCGCCCGCGACGGTCGCCAAGATGAAGCCGTGGATCCTTTCGGCCATGGTGGCGCTTCCCGCCTGCGAAGTGGCGCGTCAGACCGCGGGAGCACCGGTGCTCGACGTCAAGCTGGCCACGGACGCAAAGGCGAACGGCAAGGCGGTCGAAGGTCTGGAAACCGTTGCCGGTCAGCTCCGCGCCATGGCTTCGCTGCCGCTCGCCTTCCACATGAAGGGGCTGGTCGACACGCTGAGGCTCGGCGACAAGGCCAACGACCTCAACGAGACCATGATCGTGCTCTACCAGCGTGGCGAGGTCGGTATGTTCTGGCCGCTGTTTCGCACCGTCTTGCCCGATGCCGAAAACGACCAGGCCGGCTATGCCGCCTTCGAACAGACCATGATCACCAGCCGCAACAAGGTGATGGTGGAGCATGCCGAGCCGATTCTGGCCAAGGGCAACGTCTTCATGGCGGTCGGCGCGATGCATCTGCCGGGGCCCGAAGGACTGGTCGAGGATTTCCGCAAGGCAGGGTATAGTGTTACCGCCGTCAACTGA
- a CDS encoding sulfite exporter TauE/SafE family protein: protein MTFFDAVLLFVAGFASGAANAVAGGGTFLTFGAMTLVGLPPIAANATSSVTQLPGYITSTLAYWTDIRHFWRGALLLCLISALGALAGSLILLALTNPSFRALVPWLLIAATALFAAGPWLKPAAGPEHQASVGSLAGSLAQFATAVYGGFFGAGMGVMMLATLGLTQAGDYHRLNALKNMLSIVIAVVAILVFVSGGVVAWPQAIVMIPGVALGGYAGVWIAKRVPQGVVRGFVVAVGLLLAFYYFTKG, encoded by the coding sequence ATGACATTCTTCGATGCCGTCCTGCTCTTTGTCGCGGGTTTTGCTTCGGGCGCCGCCAACGCGGTAGCCGGCGGCGGCACCTTCCTCACCTTCGGCGCCATGACGCTGGTCGGACTGCCGCCGATCGCCGCCAACGCCACCTCCTCGGTGACGCAGCTGCCAGGCTACATCACCTCGACGCTCGCCTATTGGACCGATATCCGGCATTTCTGGCGCGGCGCGCTGCTGCTTTGCCTGATCTCGGCCCTCGGCGCGCTGGCCGGCTCGCTCATACTGCTGGCGCTCACCAATCCGTCGTTCCGGGCGCTGGTGCCGTGGCTGCTAATTGCCGCCACCGCCCTGTTCGCCGCCGGGCCGTGGCTGAAACCGGCGGCCGGGCCGGAGCACCAGGCCTCGGTCGGCTCGCTTGCCGGTTCGCTCGCGCAGTTCGCGACCGCGGTCTATGGCGGCTTCTTCGGCGCCGGCATGGGCGTCATGATGCTGGCGACCCTCGGCCTGACGCAAGCCGGCGACTATCATCGCCTGAACGCTTTGAAGAACATGCTGTCCATCGTGATCGCGGTCGTCGCCATTCTGGTCTTCGTTTCCGGAGGCGTCGTGGCCTGGCCGCAGGCGATCGTCATGATCCCGGGCGTCGCGCTCGGCGGCTATGCCGGAGTGTGGATCGCCAAGCGCGTGCCGCAAGGCGTGGTGCGCGGCTTCGTCGTCGCCGTCGGCCTGCTCCTGGCCTTCTACTACTTCACCAAGGGCTGA
- a CDS encoding MarR family transcriptional regulator, which yields MTTKLETRPSDAPADTAAGALAVPRLDQQLCFALYSASGLMTKLYRPLLDPLGLTYPQYLAMLALWQRSPMTVGELGEALGLDSATLTPLIKRMEAGGLVTRRRDSADERRVLVEPTAKGQALRANMKDVQAALACSMPLERAELKALHGTLTRLVAGLREAAADQD from the coding sequence ATGACGACGAAGCTCGAAACCAGGCCCAGCGACGCCCCGGCGGATACCGCCGCCGGGGCGCTCGCCGTTCCGCGTCTCGACCAGCAGCTCTGCTTCGCGCTCTATTCGGCAAGCGGGCTGATGACGAAGCTCTACCGGCCGCTGCTCGATCCGCTCGGCCTCACCTATCCGCAATATCTGGCGATGCTGGCGCTGTGGCAGCGTTCGCCGATGACGGTGGGCGAGCTTGGCGAGGCGCTGGGGCTGGATTCCGCGACATTGACCCCGCTGATCAAGCGGATGGAGGCGGGCGGCCTCGTCACCCGCCGGCGCGACAGCGCCGACGAACGCCGGGTGCTGGTCGAGCCGACGGCAAAAGGCCAGGCGCTGCGCGCGAACATGAAGGATGTTCAGGCAGCGCTTGCCTGCAGCATGCCGTTGGAACGCGCCGAGCTCAAAGCCCTGCACGGCACACTGACCCGGCTGGTCGCCGGACTGCGCGAGGCCGCCGCCGATCAGGACTGA
- the lpdA gene encoding dihydrolipoyl dehydrogenase, which yields MAYDVVIIGSGPGGYVCAIKAAQLGLKTAVVEKNATFGGTCLNIGCIPSKALLHASEMFAEAGHAFDALGVEVGAPKLNLKKMLAHKDATVASNVNGVAFLFKKNKIDSFRGTGKVVSAGKVSVTGEDGKVEELETKNIVIATGSDVAGIPGVKVDFDEKVIVSSTGALSLAKVPGHLVVVGGGVIGLELGSVWARIGAKVTVVEFLDTILGGMDGEVSKQFQRLLSKQGFEFKLGAKVTDVAKTKKGASVTFEPVKGGAAETIETDVVLVATGRRPYADSLGLKEAGVDVDERGRVKTDGHLRTNVPGIYAIGDVIAGPMLAHKAEDEGVAVAETIAGQAGHVNYDVIPSVVYTSPEIASVGKTEEELKKAGIDYKAGKFPFSANGRARAMLHTDGFVKILADKASDRVLGVHIVGFGAGEMIHEAAVLMEFGGSSEDLARTCHAHPTMSEAVKEAALATFFKPIHI from the coding sequence ATGGCTTATGACGTCGTAATCATCGGATCGGGACCGGGCGGCTATGTCTGCGCCATCAAGGCGGCGCAGCTCGGCCTGAAGACGGCGGTGGTCGAGAAGAACGCCACCTTCGGCGGCACCTGCCTCAACATCGGCTGCATCCCGTCGAAGGCGCTGCTCCACGCCTCCGAGATGTTCGCCGAGGCCGGCCATGCCTTCGATGCGCTCGGCGTCGAGGTCGGCGCGCCGAAGCTCAATCTGAAGAAGATGCTGGCGCACAAGGATGCGACGGTGGCGTCCAACGTCAACGGCGTCGCCTTCCTGTTCAAGAAGAACAAGATCGACAGCTTCCGCGGCACCGGCAAGGTGGTTTCCGCCGGCAAGGTGTCGGTGACCGGCGAGGACGGCAAGGTCGAGGAGCTCGAGACGAAGAACATTGTCATCGCCACCGGCTCCGACGTCGCCGGCATCCCGGGCGTCAAGGTCGACTTCGACGAGAAGGTGATCGTGTCTTCCACCGGCGCGCTGTCGCTGGCCAAGGTGCCCGGCCACCTCGTGGTGGTCGGCGGTGGCGTCATCGGGCTGGAGCTCGGCTCGGTCTGGGCCAGGATTGGCGCCAAGGTCACGGTCGTCGAGTTCCTCGACACCATCCTCGGCGGCATGGACGGCGAGGTGTCGAAGCAGTTCCAGCGCCTGCTGTCCAAGCAGGGTTTCGAGTTCAAATTAGGGGCCAAGGTCACCGATGTGGCCAAAACCAAGAAGGGCGCCAGCGTGACGTTCGAGCCGGTCAAGGGCGGCGCGGCCGAAACCATCGAGACCGACGTCGTGCTGGTCGCCACCGGACGTCGCCCCTATGCCGACAGCCTGGGGCTGAAGGAAGCGGGCGTCGATGTCGATGAGCGCGGCCGGGTCAAGACCGACGGGCATCTGAGGACCAACGTGCCCGGCATCTACGCCATCGGCGACGTCATCGCGGGGCCGATGCTGGCGCACAAGGCCGAGGACGAGGGCGTGGCGGTGGCCGAGACGATCGCCGGCCAGGCCGGCCATGTGAACTACGACGTCATCCCGAGCGTCGTTTACACCAGCCCGGAAATCGCCTCCGTCGGCAAGACCGAGGAGGAATTGAAGAAGGCCGGCATCGACTACAAGGCGGGCAAGTTCCCGTTCAGCGCCAACGGCCGCGCGCGCGCCATGCTGCACACCGACGGTTTCGTGAAGATCCTGGCCGACAAGGCCAGCGATCGCGTGCTCGGCGTCCATATCGTCGGCTTCGGCGCCGGCGAGATGATCCACGAGGCCGCGGTGCTGATGGAATTCGGCGGCTCCTCGGAAGACCTCGCCCGCACCTGCCACGCGCACCCGACGATGTCGGAAGCGGTGAAGGAAGCGGCGCTGGCGACGTTCTTCAAGCCGATCCATATTTAG
- the rimM gene encoding ribosome maturation factor RimM (Essential for efficient processing of 16S rRNA), giving the protein MSKLENPVQMAVIGAAHGIKGELRVKTFTGDPLALADYGPLQAKDGRAFQILDIRPAGTVVVVRFKGVNDRNAAEALAGTELFVDRSVLPDDGEEDEFYHADLIGLEVRDETGAIGRVVAVHNFGGGDILDVTLAGRKGVLIPFTQAAVPHVSIADGFVQVDPLAAGLVDDEDGEAPGHSGFDPKGRPRGPKDAGGNR; this is encoded by the coding sequence ATGTCGAAGCTCGAGAACCCCGTCCAGATGGCCGTGATCGGCGCCGCGCATGGCATCAAGGGCGAATTGCGGGTGAAGACCTTCACCGGCGATCCGCTGGCGCTCGCCGACTACGGGCCGCTCCAGGCCAAGGACGGCCGAGCCTTCCAGATCCTCGACATCAGGCCGGCCGGCACGGTGGTGGTGGTGCGCTTCAAGGGCGTCAACGACCGCAACGCCGCCGAGGCGCTTGCCGGCACAGAACTCTTCGTCGACCGCTCGGTGCTGCCGGACGACGGCGAGGAGGACGAATTCTACCACGCCGACCTGATCGGCCTGGAGGTCAGGGACGAAACAGGCGCCATCGGCAGGGTTGTCGCCGTGCACAATTTCGGCGGCGGCGACATTCTCGACGTCACGCTCGCCGGCCGCAAGGGCGTGCTGATCCCGTTCACCCAGGCCGCGGTGCCGCATGTGTCGATCGCCGACGGCTTTGTTCAGGTCGATCCGCTGGCGGCGGGTCTGGTCGACGACGAGGATGGCGAGGCGCCAGGCCATTCCGGCTTCGATCCGAAAGGCCGGCCGCGCGGACCGAAGGATGCCGGGGGCAACCGTTGA
- a CDS encoding SDR family oxidoreductase, with translation MSTHKKTLLVTGGSRGIGAAICRQANQAGYRVAVNYVSNQLAADALVAELEAAGGEAFAVRGDIGDEADVIAMFETVDKAFGRLDAFVNNAGIVDVKARVDEMSAERVERMMRINVVGSFLCAREAVKRMSTRHGGKGGAIVNLSSAAARLGSPGEYVDYAASKGAIDTLTIGLAREVALEGIRVNAVSPGITETEIHASGGQPDRVARMQDMLPMKRAGTADEVASAVLYLLSDAASYVTGAILNVSGGR, from the coding sequence ATGAGCACGCACAAGAAGACGCTGCTGGTCACCGGCGGCAGCCGCGGCATCGGCGCCGCCATCTGCCGGCAGGCAAATCAGGCCGGCTATCGCGTTGCGGTCAACTATGTCTCCAACCAGCTTGCCGCCGATGCGCTCGTCGCCGAGCTCGAAGCCGCCGGCGGCGAGGCCTTCGCGGTCAGGGGCGACATCGGCGACGAAGCCGATGTGATCGCGATGTTCGAAACGGTGGACAAAGCCTTCGGCCGGCTCGACGCTTTCGTCAACAATGCCGGCATCGTCGACGTCAAGGCGCGTGTCGACGAGATGAGTGCCGAGCGGGTCGAGCGCATGATGCGCATCAACGTCGTCGGCTCCTTCCTCTGCGCCCGCGAGGCGGTGAAGCGCATGTCGACCCGCCACGGCGGCAAGGGCGGCGCTATCGTCAATCTGTCCTCGGCGGCGGCGAGACTCGGCTCGCCCGGCGAATATGTCGACTATGCCGCCTCCAAGGGCGCGATCGACACGCTGACGATCGGGCTGGCGCGTGAAGTCGCGCTGGAAGGCATCCGCGTCAACGCGGTCAGCCCCGGCATCACCGAGACCGAGATCCATGCCTCCGGCGGGCAGCCGGACCGCGTGGCGCGGATGCAGGACATGCTGCCGATGAAACGGGCGGGCACGGCCGATGAGGTCGCCAGCGCGGTTCTCTATCTTCTGTCGGACGCGGCCTCCTATGTAACGGGCGCGATCCTCAATGTGAGCGGCGGCCGCTGA
- the odhB gene encoding 2-oxoglutarate dehydrogenase complex dihydrolipoyllysine-residue succinyltransferase: MATEIRVPALGESVTEATVGKWFKKVGDAIAADEPLVELETDKVTVEVPAAGAGTLAEIAVKEGETVNVGALLGSISAGGGAAAPATKPQAVAQASSPDAASTVKQAVAETAKMAGDAGPIEPRTMPPAPAAAKLIAEANLSVDQLSGSGKRGQVLKGDVLDAIAKGAPSQPAEAPRAAPAPVAVRAPSTPDDASREERVRMTKLRQTIARRLKEAQSTAAMLTTFNEVDMSAVMALRAKYKDVFEKKHGVKLGFMGFFTKAVTHALKEIPAVNAEIDGTDIIYKNFAHVGVAVGTDKGLVVPVVRNADQMSIAEIEKEIGRLGLAARDGKLSVADMQGGTFTISNGGVYGSLMSTPILNAPQSGILGMHKIQERPMVVGGQIVIRPMMYLALSYDHRIVDGKEAVTFLVRVKESLEDPERLVLDL, translated from the coding sequence ATGGCTACCGAAATCCGCGTCCCCGCACTCGGCGAATCCGTCACCGAGGCGACCGTCGGCAAGTGGTTCAAGAAGGTCGGCGACGCGATCGCCGCCGACGAGCCGCTGGTCGAGCTCGAAACCGACAAGGTGACGGTGGAGGTGCCTGCCGCGGGTGCCGGAACGCTTGCCGAGATTGCCGTCAAGGAAGGCGAGACGGTCAATGTCGGCGCGCTGCTCGGTTCGATTTCGGCTGGCGGCGGCGCCGCCGCGCCGGCAACCAAGCCGCAGGCGGTGGCGCAGGCCTCGAGCCCGGACGCCGCGTCCACGGTCAAGCAGGCCGTGGCCGAGACCGCCAAGATGGCCGGCGACGCCGGCCCGATCGAGCCGCGCACCATGCCGCCGGCGCCGGCCGCCGCCAAGCTGATCGCGGAGGCCAATCTCTCGGTCGACCAGCTCTCCGGCTCGGGCAAGCGCGGCCAGGTGCTGAAGGGCGACGTGCTCGACGCGATCGCCAAGGGCGCGCCGTCGCAGCCGGCCGAGGCGCCGAGAGCGGCGCCCGCGCCCGTCGCTGTCCGCGCCCCGTCCACGCCGGACGACGCCTCGCGCGAGGAGCGCGTGCGCATGACCAAGCTGCGCCAGACCATCGCGCGCCGCCTCAAGGAGGCGCAGTCCACCGCCGCTATGCTCACCACCTTCAACGAGGTGGACATGAGCGCGGTGATGGCGCTCAGGGCCAAGTACAAGGACGTGTTCGAGAAGAAGCATGGCGTGAAGCTCGGCTTCATGGGCTTCTTCACCAAGGCGGTGACGCATGCGCTGAAGGAGATCCCGGCCGTCAATGCCGAGATCGACGGCACCGACATCATCTACAAGAATTTTGCCCATGTCGGCGTCGCCGTCGGCACGGACAAGGGACTGGTGGTGCCGGTGGTGCGCAACGCCGACCAGATGTCGATTGCCGAGATCGAGAAGGAGATCGGCCGGCTGGGGCTCGCCGCGCGCGACGGCAAGCTCTCGGTTGCCGACATGCAAGGCGGCACCTTCACCATCTCCAATGGCGGCGTTTACGGGTCGCTGATGTCGACGCCGATCCTGAATGCGCCGCAGTCCGGCATCCTCGGCATGCACAAGATCCAGGAGCGGCCGATGGTGGTCGGCGGCCAGATCGTCATTCGCCCGATGATGTATCTGGCGCTCTCCTATGATCACCGCATCGTCGACGGCAAGGAAGCGGTGACCTTCCTCGTGCGCGTCAAGGAAAGCCTGGAGGATCCCGAGCGTCTGGTGCTCGATCTCTGA
- the rplS gene encoding 50S ribosomal protein L19, with translation MDLIRQLEAEQAAKIEAKRKLPEFQPGDTVRVQVRVTEGSRTRVQAYEGVVIARSGSGFQENFTVRKISYGEGVERVFPIYSPMVEGVEIVRRGKVRRAKLYYLRDRRGKSARISENTGVRARKLNDEERDALNAERARIEAEKVAAAEALAVEKAAQDAAEKKAAEAASAE, from the coding sequence ATGGACCTCATCCGTCAGCTCGAGGCCGAACAGGCCGCCAAGATCGAAGCCAAGCGCAAGCTGCCCGAATTCCAGCCCGGCGACACCGTGCGCGTCCAGGTGCGCGTCACCGAAGGCAGCCGCACCCGCGTCCAGGCCTATGAGGGCGTCGTCATCGCCCGCTCAGGCTCCGGCTTCCAGGAGAATTTCACCGTCCGCAAGATTTCCTACGGCGAAGGCGTCGAGCGCGTTTTCCCGATCTATTCGCCGATGGTCGAGGGCGTCGAGATCGTGCGCCGCGGCAAGGTGCGCCGCGCCAAGCTCTATTACCTGCGTGACCGCCGCGGCAAGTCGGCCCGCATTTCGGAGAACACCGGCGTGCGCGCCCGCAAGCTGAACGACGAGGAGCGCGACGCTCTGAACGCCGAGCGCGCCCGCATCGAGGCCGAGAAGGTCGCCGCCGCCGAGGCGCTGGCCGTCGAGAAGGCAGCGCAGGACGCCGCCGAGAAGAAGGCTGCCGAGGCCGCTTCGGCCGAGTAA
- a CDS encoding tyrosine recombinase XerC: MQEFLIPAKPDLQAARENWLKMLARERRLSPETVEAYERDTRQFLHFLTGHCGGPPGIADIADLRPADLRGFLAARRNSGAGARTLGRGLAGIRSLLRFLERRGLVNAAGAAALRAPRQPKSLPKPLTASDAKQVVGVEGQLAEEPWIASRNAAVLTLLYGSGLRISEALGLTGADLATEADTVLRVTGKGGKTRLVPVLPVAQRAVAEYRRLCPFHIDPKGLLFRGARGGPLNPAIVQREMAKLRSALNLPDTATPHALRHSFATHLLGRGGDLRTIQELLGHASLSTTQVYTGVDTARLLDIYERAHPRA, encoded by the coding sequence ATGCAGGAATTCCTCATCCCGGCAAAGCCCGACCTCCAGGCGGCGCGCGAGAACTGGCTGAAGATGCTGGCGCGCGAGCGCCGGCTGTCGCCCGAGACGGTCGAAGCCTATGAGCGCGACACGCGCCAGTTCCTGCACTTTTTGACCGGACATTGCGGCGGTCCGCCCGGCATCGCCGATATCGCCGACCTGCGGCCGGCCGATCTGCGCGGCTTCCTCGCCGCGCGCCGCAATAGCGGCGCCGGCGCCCGCACGTTGGGACGCGGCCTCGCCGGCATCCGCTCGCTGCTGCGCTTTCTCGAACGGCGCGGCCTCGTCAACGCGGCGGGTGCGGCAGCACTGCGCGCGCCGCGCCAGCCGAAATCGCTGCCCAAGCCGCTGACGGCGAGTGATGCAAAGCAGGTCGTCGGCGTGGAGGGGCAGCTGGCGGAAGAGCCATGGATCGCCTCACGCAACGCCGCCGTGCTGACGCTGCTCTACGGCTCCGGACTGCGCATCTCCGAAGCGCTTGGGCTCACCGGCGCCGATCTGGCCACGGAAGCCGACACCGTGCTGCGCGTCACCGGCAAGGGCGGCAAGACAAGATTGGTGCCGGTGCTGCCGGTGGCGCAGCGAGCGGTTGCCGAATACCGGCGGCTCTGTCCCTTCCATATCGACCCCAAGGGCCTGCTGTTCCGCGGCGCCCGCGGAGGGCCGCTGAACCCGGCGATCGTCCAGCGCGAGATGGCGAAGCTGCGCTCGGCACTGAACCTGCCGGACACGGCGACGCCGCATGCCTTGCGCCATTCCTTCGCCACGCATCTGCTTGGCCGCGGCGGCGACCTGCGCACCATCCAGGAGCTGCTCGGCCACGCCAGCCTGTCGACCACGCAGGTCTATACCGGCGTCGACACGGCGAGGCTGCTCGATATCTACGAACGGGCGCATCCGCGTGCCTGA
- a CDS encoding organic hydroperoxide resistance protein yields the protein MSALYTAQARVVGGRAGHAETSDGLLKLDLAMPKELGGQGGATNPEQLFAAGYAACFESAIRFVARKQKLPLQDAAVTATVSLYPNDQGGFRLGVALAAETKGLDQAGAEALVSEAHQVCPYSNAIRGNIDVALSTVALAAKAA from the coding sequence ATGTCAGCACTCTACACCGCCCAGGCTCGCGTCGTCGGTGGCCGCGCGGGTCATGCCGAGACCAGCGACGGTCTGCTCAAACTCGATCTGGCGATGCCGAAGGAACTCGGCGGGCAGGGCGGCGCAACCAATCCGGAGCAGCTTTTCGCCGCCGGCTATGCCGCCTGCTTCGAAAGCGCGATCCGCTTCGTTGCGCGAAAGCAGAAGCTGCCGCTTCAGGATGCGGCGGTGACGGCAACGGTCAGCCTCTATCCGAACGACCAGGGAGGCTTCAGGCTCGGCGTCGCGCTGGCTGCCGAAACGAAAGGCCTTGATCAGGCGGGCGCGGAAGCGCTTGTATCGGAAGCGCACCAGGTCTGCCCCTATTCCAACGCCATCCGGGGCAATATCGATGTGGCGCTTTCCACGGTGGCGCTCGCGGCAAAGGCGGCATGA